From a region of the Rhinopithecus roxellana isolate Shanxi Qingling chromosome 8, ASM756505v1, whole genome shotgun sequence genome:
- the IER5 gene encoding immediate early response gene 5 protein produces the protein MEFKLEAHRIVSISLGKIYNSRVQRGGIKLHKNLLVSLVLRSARQVYLSDPCPGLYLAGPAGIPAPPPQQQPGEPAAGPPAGWGEPPPPAARASWPETEPQPERPSVSHAPRVGDEVPVTTVTGVGDVLQGGEADATEAAWSRVERPRQAAAREAEGPAGGWGVFPEGSLAARRPCFCPLGGEDPPGTPATTPRTACCCAPRPAEDEPPAPPAVCPRKRGAAGVGGGPAGCPAPGSTPLKKPRRNLEQPPSGGEDDDAEEMETGNVANLISIFGSSFSGLLRKSPGGGREEEEGEESGPEAAEPGQICCDKPVLRDMNPWSTAIVAF, from the coding sequence ATGGAGTTCAAGCTGGAGGCTCACCGAATCGTCAGCATCTCCCTGGGCAAGATCTACAACTCGCGGGTCCAGCGCGGCGGCATCAAGCTGCATAAGAACCTCCTGGTCTCGCTGGTGCTGCGCAGCGCCCGCCAGGTCTACCTGAGCGACCCGTGCCCCGGCCTCTACCTGGCCGGTCCCGCTGGGATCCCGGCGCCGCCACCGCAGCAGCAGCCCGGAGAGCCGGCGGCCGGGCCACCCGCCGGCTGGGGAGAGCCGCCCCCGCCCGCCGCCCGTGCCTCTTGGCCGGAGACCGAGCCGCAGCCGGAGCGCCCTTCCGTCTCACACGCGCCGCGGGTAGGGGACGAGGTGCCAGTGACGACGGTGACCGGAGTCGGGGACGTTCTTCAGGGTGGAGAGGCGGACGCGACGGAAGCTGCCTGGAGCCGCGTGGAGCGGCCGCGCCAGGCGGCGGCCAGAGAAGCCGAGGGTCCCGCCGGAGGCTGGGGCGTCTTCCCCGAGGGATCGCTTGCCGCGCGCCGCCCCTGCTTCTGCCCCCTAGGCGGGGAGGACCCGCCGGGTACACCGGCCACGACCCCCCGCACTGCCTGCTGCTGCGCACCGCGACCAGCCGAGGACGAGCCCCCCGCGCCGCCCGCGGTGTGCCCCAGGAAGCGCGGCGCGGCGGGGGTGGGCGGCGGCCCAGCGGGCTGCCCGGCGCCCGGCTCGACCCCGCTCAAGAAGCCCCGCCGGAACTTAGAGCAGCCGCCGAGTGGAGGAGAGGACGACGACGCGGAGGAGATGGAGACCGGGAACGTGGCTAACCTCATCAGCATCTTCGGTTCCAGTTTCTCGGGACTCCTACGGAAAAGCCCCGGGGGcggcagggaggaagaggagggagaggagagcgGTCCGGAAGCCGCCGAGCCCGGGCAGATCTGCTGCGATAAGCCGGTGCTGAGAGACATGAACCCCTGGAGCACAGCCATCGTGGCCTTCTGA